Proteins found in one Salvia splendens isolate huo1 chromosome 10, SspV2, whole genome shotgun sequence genomic segment:
- the LOC121750270 gene encoding uncharacterized protein LOC121750270 — MEALYSKLYDKYTKLKKEKEYQFDELNYEQEVKFLKYEAAADEMIQYLKSENEKLHEQHIHFQKLLAEENQKNKELCEEISRLQEKECSSYTMAKESGQENSHNTPGEQSQGTSPAKSSKKRKYVHISEHAAAPYVDVEVDHPSGQLVPRDKSSGVPSIVQQPACCLRTTNSSDTSSFNCMFQYLVEYVVGLKVSPVTKSNEVSILARHQSSGYSFSLTWITKADGEVELLYRVLSLGTFERVAPEWMKETLMFSSSMCSIFFQRVSRVINT, encoded by the exons ATGGAAGCTCTTTACTCGAAGCTATACGACAAATACACCAAACTGAAG AAGGAAAAAGAGTACCAGTTTGACGAACTGAATTACGAGCAAGAAGTGAAATTCTTGAAGTATGAAGCTG CTGCTGATGAAATGATCCAATACTTGAAAAGTGAGAATGAAAAGCTCCATGAACAACACATTCACTTCCAAAAGTTGTTAGCAGAAGAGAACCAAAAGA ATAAGGAACTCTGTGAAGAAATTTCAAGGCTCCAAGAGAAAGAATGTTCAAGCTACACTATGGCCAAGGAAAGTGGACAGGAAAATTCACACAATACCCCTGGTGAACAATCGCAAGGAACATCTCCTGCAAAATCATCAAAAAAACGTAAATATGTTCATATTAGTGAGCATGCAGCTGCTCCATATGTTGATGTTGAAGTCGACCATCCATCAGGTCAACTTGTTCCTAGGGACAAAAGCAGCGGTGTCCCAAGCATCGTCCAGCAG CCTGCCTGCTGTCTAAGAACGACCAACAGTTCAG ATACAAGCTCATTCAACTGCATGTTTCAATATCTTGTTGAGTATGTAGTTGGCCTCAAAGTTTCCCCTGTCACTAAAAGTAATGAAGTGTCCATTTTGGCGCGTCATCAGTCAAGTG GCTACTCATTCAGCTTGACATGGATAACAAAGGCAGATGGAGAAGTCGAGCTGCTATACCGCGTTTTGTCCCTGGGGACTTTCGAGAGGGTTGCCCCAGAATGGATGAAGGAAACGCTCATGTTCAGCTCCAGCATGTGCAGTATCTTTTTTCAGAGGGTTTCTCGTGTTATCAATACTTAA